One genomic region from Candidatus Defluviilinea gracilis encodes:
- a CDS encoding winged helix-turn-helix domain-containing protein has product MTWKPSYLTREQMEERRLEGGRLLRAGKLSQAEITRRLGVSRATVSEWAKTVEAKGIRGLRRRKAEGSQSKLNSLQKQKLKCLLDRGALANGFPTDRWTLERVRQLIQQKFEVGYHPNYLNRLLRGLGFSPQKPLPQAMEQEKELVRAWLQRDWPRIKKIAAARRKNRILG; this is encoded by the coding sequence ATGACATGGAAGCCATCATACTTGACACGCGAACAAATGGAAGAAAGGCGACTAGAGGGTGGGCGTCTTTTGAGGGCGGGGAAATTATCGCAAGCCGAAATTACTCGGCGCTTGGGAGTCAGCCGAGCCACGGTGAGCGAGTGGGCCAAAACAGTGGAAGCGAAAGGCATACGCGGTCTCCGCAGAAGGAAAGCAGAAGGTAGTCAATCAAAACTGAATTCGTTGCAAAAGCAAAAACTAAAATGCCTGTTGGATCGCGGCGCATTGGCAAATGGATTTCCAACAGACCGCTGGACATTGGAACGTGTACGGCAATTGATCCAGCAGAAATTTGAGGTCGGCTATCATCCCAATTATCTCAATCGTTTGTTGCGGGGCTTGGGTTTCAGTCCGCAAAAGCCTTTGCCGCAAGCCATGGAACAGGAAAAAGAACTGGTACGGGCGTGGTTGCAACGAGATTGGCCAAGGATAAAAAAAATCGCGGCGGCTCGGCGCAAAAATCGTATTTTGGGATGA
- a CDS encoding transposase: MVFWDEFGFSFQEQLATTWARRGKRPLFRRVTKERRALSTAVALTLSGNIYKRHFEGSVKSENVVKTLEHVQRQIPGRIILIWDRASIHLSKITKAYLQKHPEILIEELPAYAPQLNPEEYCHGNVKQRLKNARPTSKEEIRSMLNRGFARLRRRPDLLLGFFHTAGLSVRQLRLT; this comes from the coding sequence ATCGTATTTTGGGATGAATTTGGCTTCTCCTTTCAAGAACAACTGGCTACGACTTGGGCTCGCAGAGGAAAACGTCCACTCTTTCGACGAGTCACAAAGGAACGTCGCGCATTATCCACAGCGGTCGCGCTGACACTTTCAGGAAACATCTACAAACGCCATTTTGAAGGTTCGGTGAAAAGCGAAAACGTGGTGAAAACACTCGAGCATGTTCAACGGCAAATACCAGGCAGAATCATTTTGATTTGGGATCGAGCCAGTATTCATCTGAGCAAGATCACCAAAGCCTACCTTCAGAAACATCCTGAAATCTTGATTGAAGAATTGCCTGCCTACGCTCCGCAACTCAACCCAGAAGAATATTGTCATGGAAATGTCAAGCAACGTCTCAAAAACGCTCGCCCTACAAGTAAAGAAGAAATTCGCTCCATGCTCAATCGTGGCTTTGCTCGCTTGCGTCGCCGTCCCGATTTGCTCCTCGGGTTCTTTCACACCGCAGGGCTGTCTGTTAGGCAACTTAGGTTAACCTGA
- a CDS encoding RidA family protein yields MYTSEGKKIVHTDKAPKAIGPYSQAIRTESLVFTAGQIGLDPATMEIVQGGIEVETRQALTNLKHVLESADSGLNFVVKTLVFLQDMNDFAKMNAVYAEFFPENPPARSTVAAAGLPKGARVEVECVALLSPARGD; encoded by the coding sequence ATGTACACATCCGAAGGTAAAAAAATCGTCCATACCGATAAAGCGCCCAAAGCGATCGGTCCCTATTCACAAGCCATCCGCACCGAGAGTTTGGTCTTCACAGCCGGGCAGATTGGGTTAGACCCCGCCACGATGGAAATTGTCCAAGGCGGCATCGAAGTGGAAACGCGGCAGGCGCTGACCAACCTCAAGCACGTGCTCGAATCGGCGGACTCGGGTTTGAACTTTGTGGTCAAGACGCTCGTATTTTTGCAAGACATGAACGACTTCGCCAAGATGAATGCGGTCTATGCCGAATTCTTTCCTGAGAACCCGCCCGCGCGAAGCACTGTCGCGGCGGCTGGCTTGCCCAAAGGCGCGCGGGTCGAAGTCGAATGTGTCGCGTTGCTCTCTCCCGCCCGCGGTGATTAA
- a CDS encoding response regulator transcription factor, producing MNELILLVDDEPSIIKLARMYLEREGFRIQAARDGEAAVEVAQRERPALIVLDVMLPKLDGFEVCRRLRSANHPADILMLTARDEDIDKILGLELGADDYLTKPFNPRELVARVKAILRRGERGVRAENASTLRLGDLTVDPARREVRIGSSSCLNLRAQEFDLLLTFAEHRGLVLTREQILQKAWGFDFYGQTRTVDVHVAHLRKKLEPSSVKIETVTGVGYKLVVA from the coding sequence GTGAACGAACTCATCCTCCTCGTCGACGACGAACCCTCCATTATCAAACTGGCGCGTATGTATCTCGAGCGCGAGGGTTTTCGCATCCAAGCCGCGCGCGACGGCGAGGCGGCAGTGGAGGTTGCCCAGCGTGAGCGCCCCGCTCTCATCGTGCTGGATGTGATGCTCCCGAAACTCGACGGCTTCGAGGTGTGCCGCCGTTTGCGTTCTGCTAATCATCCCGCCGATATCCTCATGCTCACCGCGCGCGATGAGGATATCGATAAAATTCTGGGTCTCGAACTTGGCGCGGACGATTACCTCACCAAGCCGTTCAACCCGCGAGAACTGGTTGCGCGCGTGAAGGCAATCCTGCGACGCGGCGAGCGCGGCGTCAGGGCGGAGAATGCTTCCACGCTTCGACTCGGCGACCTGACGGTTGACCCAGCTCGAAGGGAGGTTCGAATCGGTTCTTCCTCCTGCCTCAACCTGCGCGCGCAAGAATTCGACTTGCTCCTCACGTTTGCGGAGCATCGCGGGTTGGTGCTCACGCGCGAGCAGATCCTGCAAAAGGCGTGGGGCTTTGATTTCTACGGTCAGACCCGCACGGTGGATGTGCACGTGGCGCATCTACGAAAGAAACTGGAGCCGAGTTCCGTGAAGATCGAAACCGTGACCGGTGTTGGGTATAAACTCGTGGTTGCCTGA
- a CDS encoding HAMP domain-containing histidine kinase, which translates to MFTSLRSRLWLSYALVITVALLAVIVVLLVYLLRNPLLYRETLQRLRGVQTQLSTNPRELLQDTAKLREIAEANNARIVIFDATQTLVFDSNPDQPALPFPRNTLVNRNSQFATDAQGGSWLQTKSRLPNGNMIVTAAPRPATKFLNVFADELLTPILQGGVIALLLSLVLAFAISRSVADPLQQVVLAARSYPQSAEAEPVSLRGPREVQDLTQAFNSMIQRVNNTQKAQRDFVANVSHELKTPLTSIQGFAQAILDHTADSPDARKQAAQIIYDEAGRMHRMALDLLDLARLEAGTADLNISAVDAGALLRGIAEKFSIQAQQAEVDLQVNVPQGLPSLLGDGDRLAQVFTNLVDNALKFTPANGRVALSAKKDEGWIEFEVADSGVGVESEALPRLFDRFYQVDTSRAGGEGHGAGLGLAIAREITQAHGGKIGVRSSMGHGTTFTIRLPLANK; encoded by the coding sequence ATGTTTACTTCACTCCGTTCGCGCCTTTGGCTAAGTTACGCCCTCGTGATCACCGTTGCATTACTGGCGGTGATTGTTGTTTTGTTGGTCTATCTGCTTCGCAATCCGTTGTTGTATCGGGAAACCTTGCAACGCTTGCGGGGTGTTCAAACGCAACTCTCAACAAACCCGCGCGAGTTGTTGCAAGACACAGCCAAACTCCGCGAGATCGCCGAAGCGAATAACGCCCGTATCGTGATCTTCGATGCAACCCAGACGCTCGTCTTCGATTCGAATCCCGACCAGCCCGCCCTCCCGTTTCCGCGCAACACCCTTGTGAATCGAAATTCGCAATTCGCCACCGACGCGCAAGGCGGATCGTGGTTGCAGACGAAATCGCGCCTGCCGAATGGAAATATGATCGTGACCGCCGCGCCTCGACCCGCAACAAAGTTTTTGAATGTCTTCGCCGACGAACTGTTGACTCCGATCTTGCAAGGCGGCGTAATCGCCCTGTTGCTCTCGCTCGTGCTGGCGTTTGCGATCTCGCGCTCGGTGGCAGACCCGTTACAACAGGTTGTCCTCGCCGCCAGAAGTTACCCGCAGAGCGCAGAGGCGGAACCCGTTTCGTTGCGCGGACCGCGCGAAGTGCAAGATTTGACTCAAGCGTTCAACTCGATGATTCAGCGCGTGAACAACACCCAAAAAGCGCAGCGCGATTTTGTGGCGAATGTTTCGCACGAGTTGAAGACGCCGCTCACCTCCATTCAGGGATTTGCCCAAGCCATCCTCGATCACACCGCCGATTCGCCCGACGCGCGTAAGCAAGCCGCGCAAATTATTTATGACGAAGCCGGGCGGATGCACCGCATGGCGCTGGATTTACTCGATCTTGCCCGACTTGAGGCTGGCACGGCCGACCTCAATATCTCCGCAGTGGATGCGGGAGCGTTGTTGCGCGGCATCGCTGAAAAATTTTCCATCCAGGCGCAACAAGCGGAGGTAGACCTGCAAGTGAATGTCCCGCAGGGTTTGCCCTCGCTTCTCGGCGACGGCGACAGGTTGGCGCAGGTGTTTACGAATCTTGTGGACAACGCGTTGAAGTTCACGCCCGCGAACGGACGTGTTGCGCTCTCCGCAAAAAAGGATGAGGGGTGGATCGAATTCGAGGTGGCTGATTCAGGTGTCGGCGTCGAGAGCGAAGCGTTGCCCCGTCTATTTGATCGGTTTTATCAAGTGGACACATCCCGCGCCGGTGGCGAGGGGCATGGGGCGGGGCTCGGTCTGGCGATCGCGCGCGAGATCACGCAGGCGCATGGTGGTAAAATTGGCGTCCGAAGTTCGATGGGGCATGGGACGACATTTACGATCCGTCTGCCGCTTGCGAATAAGTAA
- a CDS encoding glycosyltransferase family 2 protein codes for MPKVSIIVPCYNEQATIRLLLDALREQTFPRSQMEVIVADGLSTDNTREVIAGFRSEFPDLDARVVDNVKRAIPSAVNRAIEVSRGEIIVRLDAHSKPYPDYVENCVKALEENRGDNVGGVWEIHAGASGWVAESIAVAAAHPLGVGDALYRHAKQAAEVDTVPFGSFKRTLIDKVGMFDETLLTNEDYEFNARVREAGGRIWLDPSIRSIYFARATLLELARQYWRYGFWKWRMLSKYPNTLRWRQALPPLFVISLAGLALLSFFFPLAKFLLLGEILLYLFICLLAGIQARLRMKKNFLSVGLPLAIPIMHIAWGSGLLWSMLASGFRKNG; via the coding sequence ATGCCTAAAGTTTCCATTATCGTTCCCTGTTACAACGAGCAAGCCACGATTCGACTCTTGTTGGATGCTCTGCGCGAGCAGACCTTTCCTCGCTCTCAAATGGAAGTGATCGTGGCAGACGGCTTGTCAACCGACAACACGCGCGAGGTGATCGCCGGGTTTCGGAGCGAGTTTCCCGATCTGGATGCGCGCGTGGTGGACAATGTGAAGCGCGCGATTCCCTCGGCGGTGAACCGCGCCATCGAAGTGTCGCGCGGCGAGATCATCGTGCGGCTGGACGCGCATTCGAAGCCGTACCCCGATTATGTGGAAAATTGCGTGAAGGCGCTCGAGGAGAATCGCGGCGACAACGTGGGCGGCGTGTGGGAAATTCACGCGGGCGCATCAGGTTGGGTCGCCGAATCGATCGCGGTTGCCGCGGCGCATCCGCTCGGCGTGGGCGACGCGTTGTATCGTCATGCGAAGCAAGCCGCGGAAGTGGACACGGTGCCGTTCGGTTCGTTCAAACGGACGTTGATCGACAAAGTGGGCATGTTCGATGAGACTTTGCTCACGAACGAAGATTACGAGTTCAACGCGCGGGTGCGGGAGGCGGGTGGTAGAATCTGGCTCGATCCGTCCATTCGCTCGATCTACTTTGCGCGCGCAACCTTGTTGGAACTGGCGCGCCAATACTGGCGTTATGGATTTTGGAAGTGGCGCATGTTAAGCAAATATCCGAACACTCTTCGTTGGAGGCAGGCTCTGCCTCCGTTGTTTGTCATCAGCCTGGCGGGGCTGGCGTTGTTGTCATTCTTTTTCCCGCTGGCGAAATTTCTTTTGCTGGGCGAGATACTCCTGTATCTTTTTATCTGCTTGCTGGCGGGCATTCAAGCGCGGTTGCGGATGAAAAAAAATTTCTTAAGTGTGGGGTTGCCGTTGGCAATTCCCATCATGCACATTGCGTGGGGGAGCGGGTTGTTATGGAGCATGCTCGCTTCTGGTTTTAGAAAGAATGGCTGA